In Acidianus brierleyi, one genomic interval encodes:
- a CDS encoding XTP/dITP diphosphatase translates to MLKNGVIKVITSNKHKFDELDEMAKRNNVNLEWINAPKLEIQADSLEEIVRYSASIFYSIFKSPILVDDSGLFIEELNGFPGPYTNFVKRTLDNKGILKLLSGIKNRKAYFETALCYIDDKITKIFSGKVNGTIISDIRGTEGFGFDPIFVPNGSFKTFAEMKIEEKNTYSHRAAAFKKFLDFYITYRS, encoded by the coding sequence ATGTTGAAGAACGGCGTAATAAAAGTAATAACTAGTAACAAGCATAAATTTGACGAATTAGATGAGATGGCAAAAAGAAATAATGTTAATCTAGAATGGATAAATGCACCAAAATTAGAAATTCAAGCTGACTCTTTGGAAGAGATAGTAAGATACTCTGCCTCCATATTCTATTCTATATTCAAATCGCCAATATTAGTCGATGATAGTGGATTATTTATAGAGGAGCTTAATGGATTTCCAGGTCCATATACTAACTTCGTTAAACGTACATTAGATAATAAAGGAATACTGAAACTATTATCAGGAATTAAAAATAGGAAAGCATATTTTGAAACAGCTCTTTGCTATATTGATGATAAAATAACAAAAATATTTTCAGGTAAAGTAAATGGAACTATAATATCAGATATTAGAGGAACTGAAGGTTTTGGATTTGATCCAATATTTGTCCCAAATGGTAGTTTCAAAACTTTTGCGGAAATGAAAATTGAGGAAAAGAATACCTATTCACATAGAGCCGCTGCATTTAAAAAATTTCTAGACTTCTATATTACTTATAGATCTTAG
- a CDS encoding Kae1-associated kinase Bud32, with translation MEKLKILKRGSESIIYEGYFLGVHSIFKKRVSKSYRDSKLDYKINSERTISESRIMYDALKSDVNVPAILFIDIDNFTIIMEYIEGIVVKDLIRNNTENLYDIGYKIGVLTGKLHKASITHGDLTTNNLIINSKNDIFMIDFGLAKRSNDIEDLATDIHVFLRSLESIHPDKKDIIFNGFRNGYSQIVENYMDVLKTVNDIRMRGRYVEERRNKSNN, from the coding sequence TTGGAGAAATTGAAAATACTAAAAAGAGGTTCTGAATCAATCATCTATGAAGGATATTTTCTTGGTGTACATTCAATATTCAAGAAAAGAGTAAGTAAATCATATAGAGATTCTAAATTAGATTATAAAATAAACTCTGAAAGAACAATTAGTGAATCAAGAATAATGTATGATGCGCTAAAATCAGACGTTAATGTGCCTGCAATATTATTCATAGATATTGATAATTTTACAATAATTATGGAATATATAGAAGGAATAGTAGTTAAGGATTTAATACGTAATAATACAGAAAATTTATACGACATAGGATATAAAATAGGAGTTTTAACAGGGAAGTTACATAAGGCTAGCATAACTCATGGTGATCTTACAACAAATAATCTAATTATAAATTCTAAAAATGACATATTTATGATAGATTTTGGTTTAGCTAAAAGATCTAATGATATTGAAGACTTAGCCACAGATATACATGTGTTTTTAAGATCGTTAGAAAGTATACATCCAGACAAAAAAGACATCATATTCAATGGATTTAGGAATGGATACTCACAAATAGTCGAAAATTACATGGATGTGTTGAAAACTGTGAACGATATTAGAATGAGAGGTAGATATGTTGAAGAACGGCGTAATAAAAGTAATAACTAG
- a CDS encoding V-type ATPase subunit has translation MSSASLAYLSSISRNFKSKTLTKGLINELLAETEWKNAVNILKERGYFEEVSYNFDDMEYLIKSNAIQNLLLLMNLSMSVKTSYYIASLYYYILTLDEFENIISAIYNKVNIQNTRIFQKIMESKPENLNELVNLIRDSIHGKALQYALSKNPHDLSQLNSYLDYYFILELSKTIEGLRGDWKASADSIVCGYKDYYTVSMAIRQKTQENVVCKVSLDVIKDLVNSRSSTETIDILRRISYARSMEFTNVYSALSSLYREVRVLARKNALNAFMGSPFTPVTVLGISEILRLDKEDLISILNGIKLKMNPDKIKSKLSFEMV, from the coding sequence ATGAGTTCAGCTTCTTTGGCATATTTATCCTCAATCTCACGAAATTTTAAGTCAAAGACTTTGACCAAAGGTCTTATAAATGAATTATTAGCAGAAACTGAATGGAAAAATGCTGTAAATATATTGAAGGAAAGAGGATATTTTGAAGAAGTTAGCTATAATTTTGATGATATGGAATACCTTATTAAGAGTAATGCTATTCAGAATTTGCTTCTATTAATGAATCTGAGTATGTCAGTAAAAACGTCGTACTATATAGCTAGCTTATATTATTATATATTAACTTTAGACGAATTCGAAAATATTATATCTGCAATATATAATAAGGTCAATATCCAAAATACTAGAATATTTCAGAAAATAATGGAATCCAAACCAGAAAATCTTAATGAACTTGTTAATTTGATTAGAGACTCTATTCATGGTAAAGCGTTACAGTACGCTCTATCTAAAAATCCACATGATTTATCACAATTGAATTCGTATTTAGACTACTATTTTATTCTTGAATTATCTAAAACTATAGAAGGTTTAAGGGGAGATTGGAAAGCATCTGCTGACAGTATAGTATGTGGATACAAAGATTATTACACAGTTAGCATGGCTATCAGGCAAAAAACGCAGGAAAACGTTGTGTGTAAAGTTAGTTTAGATGTTATAAAAGACTTAGTTAATTCTAGATCTTCTACTGAAACTATAGATATACTTAGAAGAATATCGTATGCTAGGTCTATGGAATTTACTAATGTCTATTCTGCACTATCTTCCTTATATAGGGAAGTTAGGGTTTTAGCACGGAAAAATGCGTTAAATGCATTTATGGGAAGTCCATTTACTCCTGTTACAGTTCTTGGCATTTCAGAAATATTACGATTAGATAAAGAAGACCTAATTTCTATTTTAAATGGAATAAAACTAAAAATGAATCCTGATAAGATAAAGTCTAAGCTATCATTTGAAATGGTATAA
- a CDS encoding sulfide-dependent adenosine diphosphate thiazole synthase yields MQTINIKQVDEIKISKYILKYTFEDWNNIIDSDVVIVGAGPSGMTAAYFLAKEGLKTVVFERRLSFGGGIGGGAMNFHKIVIESPADEVLKELNIKLQKAEEGIYIVDSAEFMAKLGASAIDAGAKIIHGINVDDVIFREDPLRVAGVAVEWTSTQMSGLHVDPLFISAKAVVDATGHDAEILSVASRKIPELGISIPGEKSAYSEIAEELVVNNAGKVAPGLYTTGMAVCEIKALPRMGPIFGAMVLSGKKVAEDIINDLHNS; encoded by the coding sequence ATGCAAACTATAAATATAAAGCAAGTAGATGAAATAAAGATAAGTAAATATATTTTAAAGTATACATTTGAAGATTGGAATAATATCATAGATAGCGATGTAGTTATAGTTGGCGCTGGACCTTCAGGGATGACAGCAGCATATTTTCTAGCAAAAGAAGGCCTAAAAACTGTAGTATTTGAGAGAAGACTAAGTTTTGGTGGTGGAATTGGTGGTGGAGCAATGAATTTTCATAAAATAGTTATAGAAAGTCCTGCAGATGAAGTATTGAAAGAATTAAATATAAAATTACAAAAAGCAGAAGAAGGTATATATATAGTAGATTCTGCAGAATTCATGGCTAAACTTGGAGCTTCGGCAATAGACGCTGGAGCTAAAATTATTCATGGAATAAACGTAGATGATGTAATATTTAGAGAAGACCCACTAAGAGTAGCCGGAGTAGCAGTTGAATGGACCTCAACACAAATGTCTGGACTTCACGTAGATCCATTATTCATTTCTGCAAAGGCAGTTGTGGATGCTACAGGTCATGATGCCGAAATTCTATCTGTAGCTTCAAGAAAAATTCCAGAACTTGGAATATCGATACCTGGAGAAAAATCAGCTTATAGCGAAATAGCAGAAGAATTAGTAGTTAATAATGCTGGGAAAGTAGCCCCAGGTTTATATACTACAGGTATGGCAGTGTGTGAGATTAAAGCTTTACCTAGAATGGGACCTATATTTGGAGCTATGGTTCTTTCTGGCAAAAAAGTTGCTGAAGATATAATAAACGACTTGCACAACTCTTAA
- a CDS encoding UbiX family flavin prenyltransferase, with translation MDERVAKETRAENWNKKKSIIVGITGASGIIYGIKFVEKLVEMNYKVYVIVSEGAKKVAERENEFNILQILSNYTSNIFSEKDIDAPPSSSSFTVTTKGMAIIPCSIKTLAEIANGIASNLISRTAINMIRTRKKLVLVIRETPLGPLELSNALKLSNLGAIILPASPAFYTKPKSIDDIINFIIGKTLDSLGISNSVYKRWTR, from the coding sequence GTGGATGAGAGAGTGGCTAAAGAGACAAGAGCAGAAAACTGGAACAAAAAGAAATCAATTATTGTAGGAATAACTGGGGCCAGTGGAATAATATATGGAATAAAATTTGTTGAAAAATTAGTCGAAATGAATTATAAAGTTTATGTAATAGTAAGTGAAGGAGCTAAGAAAGTCGCTGAACGAGAAAACGAATTTAATATATTACAGATCCTTTCTAATTATACTTCTAATATTTTTTCAGAAAAAGATATAGATGCTCCTCCATCTAGTTCAAGCTTTACTGTAACAACTAAGGGTATGGCAATAATACCATGCAGTATTAAAACTTTAGCTGAAATAGCAAACGGTATAGCGTCTAATTTGATTTCTAGAACGGCTATAAATATGATTAGAACTAGAAAGAAATTAGTCCTAGTAATAAGGGAAACGCCGTTAGGTCCCTTAGAATTATCTAATGCATTAAAGCTTTCAAATCTTGGTGCAATTATACTTCCAGCTTCACCTGCATTTTATACTAAACCTAAAAGTATAGACGACATAATAAATTTCATAATTGGAAAAACATTAGATTCCTTGGGAATATCTAATTCAGTATATAAACGATGGACTAGATGA
- a CDS encoding 30S ribosomal protein S24e, giving the protein MSQAQQIKISDKVQGVIERDFSNKVVDRRELTIKLFHIGTGTPSRQELIKSLSQLINAPEDKIVIRKIYTSYGAGISVAKVHIYNKKEILEKYEPKHLLSRGIGKKKEGEQNASQEQKSS; this is encoded by the coding sequence ATGAGTCAAGCTCAACAAATAAAAATTTCGGATAAAGTACAGGGAGTTATAGAAAGAGACTTTTCAAACAAAGTTGTAGATAGAAGAGAATTAACTATAAAACTTTTTCATATAGGAACTGGAACTCCGTCAAGACAAGAACTAATAAAATCATTATCTCAGTTAATAAACGCTCCTGAAGATAAAATTGTTATAAGAAAAATATATACTAGCTACGGAGCTGGAATAAGCGTAGCTAAAGTTCATATTTATAATAAAAAAGAAATTTTAGAGAAATATGAACCTAAGCATTTATTAAGTAGAGGAATAGGAAAGAAGAAAGAAGGTGAACAAAATGCCAGCCAAGAACAAAAATCAAGTTAA
- a CDS encoding 30S ribosomal protein S27ae has protein sequence MPAKNKNQVKAIVRTYYELDNGKVKLKNKKCPRCGSVMAHHLKPKERWACGKCGYTEFVTGKK, from the coding sequence ATGCCAGCCAAGAACAAAAATCAAGTTAAGGCTATAGTAAGAACTTATTATGAATTAGACAATGGTAAAGTTAAATTAAAGAATAAAAAATGTCCCAGATGTGGAAGCGTTATGGCCCATCATTTAAAACCTAAAGAAAGATGGGCTTGTGGAAAATGTGGATATACTGAGTTTGTCACGGGGAAAAAATAA
- the kae1 gene encoding KEOPS complex N(6)-L-threonylcarbamoyladenine synthase Kae1, with translation MITLGIESTAHTFGVGIATDNEPFILSNVKDTYVPKSGGMKPTDLARHHALVAADIIRKSLDEAKLTLKDIDYISISLGPGIGPALRVGAVIARALSLKYDKKLVPVNHGIGHIEIGYLSTKAIDPLILYLSGGNTIITTFYNGRFRIFGETLDIALGNMMDVFVRESGLAPPYVINGKHVIDICADENGKLIDLPYVVKGQDMSYSGLLTAALRARKKYNIHDICYSIREIAFDMLLEATERALALTSKKEILVVGGVAASVSLRKKMKELGDDWGVEIKIVPPNYSGDNGAMIAYAGLLAAKSGIYIPIEESVIRPRWRIDEVSIPWRN, from the coding sequence ATGATAACTTTAGGGATAGAATCAACAGCTCATACTTTTGGAGTTGGAATAGCAACAGATAATGAGCCTTTTATTTTATCCAATGTTAAAGATACTTATGTCCCAAAATCTGGTGGGATGAAACCAACTGATTTAGCTAGACACCATGCATTAGTAGCCGCAGATATAATAAGAAAGTCTTTAGACGAAGCAAAATTAACTCTAAAAGATATAGACTATATATCAATATCTTTGGGTCCAGGCATAGGCCCAGCATTAAGAGTAGGCGCAGTCATAGCCAGAGCTCTCAGTTTAAAGTATGATAAAAAATTAGTTCCTGTTAATCATGGAATAGGCCACATAGAAATAGGCTACTTATCAACAAAAGCCATAGATCCACTAATACTTTATCTATCCGGTGGAAATACTATAATAACTACGTTCTATAATGGCAGATTTAGAATTTTTGGTGAAACATTAGATATTGCCCTAGGAAATATGATGGATGTATTTGTAAGAGAAAGTGGACTTGCTCCTCCGTATGTAATAAACGGAAAGCATGTAATTGATATATGTGCAGACGAAAATGGAAAGTTAATAGATTTACCTTATGTGGTTAAAGGACAGGATATGTCATATTCTGGACTTTTAACAGCCGCCTTAAGAGCTAGGAAGAAGTATAACATCCATGATATTTGTTACAGTATAAGGGAAATAGCGTTTGATATGCTTCTGGAAGCTACTGAAAGAGCTTTAGCTTTAACTTCAAAGAAGGAAATCTTAGTTGTGGGTGGTGTAGCAGCAAGTGTGAGTTTAAGAAAAAAGATGAAGGAACTAGGTGACGATTGGGGAGTTGAAATAAAGATAGTTCCTCCTAATTACTCAGGAGATAATGGGGCTATGATAGCATATGCTGGATTACTAGCAGCAAAATCTGGGATATACATACCTATAGAAGAGTCTGTCATAAGACCTAGATGGAGGATAGATGAGGTAAGTATACCTTGGAGAAATTGA
- a CDS encoding aldo/keto reductase: protein MKTRKVGHTNIEVSEIGLGLWSLATDWWGNPYKGEDVIKEAYNNGINFYDTGDIYGEGKAEEIISKTLSNKRDSIIILTKIGYDFYHKVNNKSIQKFSIDYLEYAFKQSLKRLNTDYIDILMLHNPKINVIRDKEILDFMISLKNDGKVRAIGVALGPTLGWGEEGKEAIQMGYESLEHIYNMIEQYPGKELLKYNIGHFTRVPHASDALNEDKWPIVEDKKLHRSLKNINWIKEAVEKSQEMHNFAKSKGIKLSQLALKFVLYNSNVSSVIPNITTIDELKEFIQVEGIPDLTDDDIKFIDDYYDIKYKKLNEESIEETKIYK, encoded by the coding sequence ATGAAGACTAGGAAAGTAGGTCATACGAATATAGAAGTTTCTGAAATAGGTTTAGGTTTATGGAGTTTAGCTACTGATTGGTGGGGCAATCCATATAAAGGTGAAGATGTTATTAAGGAGGCTTATAACAATGGTATAAATTTTTATGATACTGGGGATATTTATGGTGAAGGTAAAGCAGAAGAAATAATATCAAAGACTCTCTCTAATAAGAGAGATAGTATAATCATATTAACTAAAATTGGATATGATTTTTATCACAAAGTAAATAACAAGTCTATACAAAAGTTTTCTATTGACTACTTAGAATACGCTTTCAAACAGTCATTAAAAAGGCTCAATACTGATTATATAGATATTTTAATGTTACATAACCCTAAAATAAATGTAATTAGAGATAAAGAAATACTAGATTTCATGATATCGTTAAAAAATGATGGAAAAGTAAGGGCCATAGGTGTAGCCCTAGGTCCTACATTAGGTTGGGGCGAAGAAGGTAAAGAAGCTATACAAATGGGATATGAAAGTCTTGAGCATATTTATAATATGATAGAACAATATCCAGGGAAAGAATTATTAAAGTATAATATAGGTCATTTTACAAGAGTTCCCCACGCTTCTGACGCATTAAACGAAGATAAATGGCCAATAGTAGAAGATAAAAAATTACATAGAAGCCTTAAGAATATAAATTGGATAAAAGAAGCAGTAGAAAAAAGCCAGGAGATGCATAACTTTGCTAAAAGTAAGGGAATAAAGTTATCTCAATTAGCTCTAAAATTCGTATTATATAATAGTAACGTTTCGAGTGTAATTCCAAATATAACTACTATAGACGAACTTAAGGAGTTTATTCAAGTTGAAGGAATTCCAGATTTAACAGATGATGATATAAAATTTATAGATGATTATTATGATATTAAATATAAGAAATTGAACGAAGAAAGTATAGAAGAGACTAAGATCTATAAGTAA
- the endA gene encoding tRNA-intron lyase encodes MAIHAVLFYDRIVIPNPQEGMSVYKSGFYGKPLGIAKPKKDEDLKRPLEVSLIEGLYLVKKGKIEVYNIDNKMDENDLEKYAKSIINRFDILYAVYEDLRNKGFIVRSGIKFGADFAIYTLGPGIEHAPYVIIALDENAKLMANELMSFGRVSHSTKKKLVLGLVNLNTRSVRYIIFKWVKM; translated from the coding sequence ATGGCTATACATGCTGTTTTATTTTATGACCGTATAGTTATACCTAATCCTCAAGAAGGTATGAGCGTTTATAAATCAGGATTTTATGGCAAACCTTTGGGAATAGCAAAGCCAAAAAAAGACGAAGATCTAAAAAGACCATTAGAAGTCTCGTTAATTGAGGGACTTTATTTAGTAAAAAAAGGGAAAATAGAGGTTTATAATATAGACAATAAAATGGATGAAAATGATCTAGAAAAATATGCCAAATCTATAATAAATAGATTTGATATTCTTTATGCAGTATATGAAGATTTACGAAACAAAGGCTTTATAGTAAGATCTGGAATAAAATTTGGTGCTGATTTTGCGATATACACGCTGGGTCCTGGAATAGAACATGCACCATATGTCATAATTGCCTTAGACGAAAATGCCAAATTAATGGCTAATGAATTAATGAGCTTTGGACGTGTATCGCATAGCACTAAGAAAAAACTAGTATTAGGATTAGTTAATTTAAATACAAGAAGCGTAAGATACATAATATTTAAATGGGTGAAAATGTAA